A genomic segment from Bdellovibrio sp. ArHS encodes:
- a CDS encoding glycosyltransferase family 9 protein, with protein MKILVLSLLRLGDIIQQAPLLKGLREKNPDAEIHLLLNRQFANVEKILDGVVDEYIYFEREALQKSLGDASCNILWSYQQVEKFVESLNSEGFDQVINLTHNKLSAYLMGTLNVPDKRGLYQQEGRFQGLSNRWLRYFNDRFSGTQKSLFHYVELLGKAFDIPIEMQNLTPARKSKLVLLQCLTSDQKKNWGLDRFQQLKRTIEISLVDYEVMVLGAAFERDTLLEVFPEKDLLICDLPEARKHLQNAALLISGDTSIKHMAAQLGTPIVEIAIGSSDPAKTAAYSSRAVVIQTQVACAPCAHSQACPQPSHLCAEDVSVEQVFGAVWDQLSGEKMAQRNLQLSLEKAVWTLYLDKANAQVEPFYASAVAQFLNHHPLESLKAALPAWNERTADYRRWLEKANEVLPTREELAIKRSFQTSDIADLILCAQEILKSKKDEVGYFQVFVEALLSRFNQPVQIYDRVAAALQDVEELLSIRESFTRHLQTISMEGAYYAKGIGQLSIGGFEEIGKGLQPNPQNAEL; from the coding sequence ATGAAAATATTAGTGCTGTCGCTGTTAAGATTGGGCGATATCATTCAACAAGCACCCTTGCTTAAAGGGTTGCGCGAGAAGAATCCTGACGCCGAGATTCATCTGCTTTTGAATCGTCAGTTCGCGAACGTTGAAAAAATTCTGGACGGCGTTGTTGATGAGTATATTTACTTTGAGCGCGAGGCTTTGCAAAAAAGTTTGGGTGACGCCTCTTGCAATATTCTTTGGTCTTATCAGCAAGTGGAAAAATTTGTGGAAAGCCTTAACAGCGAAGGCTTTGATCAGGTCATCAATCTGACCCATAATAAGCTCAGTGCGTATTTGATGGGCACTTTGAACGTGCCTGACAAAAGAGGCCTTTACCAGCAAGAGGGTCGCTTTCAAGGCCTGTCCAATCGTTGGCTGCGCTACTTCAATGATCGTTTTTCCGGGACCCAGAAGTCCCTGTTCCATTACGTGGAGCTGTTAGGGAAAGCCTTCGACATTCCGATCGAAATGCAGAACTTAACACCTGCCAGAAAAAGCAAGCTTGTGCTGCTTCAATGTCTGACCAGTGATCAAAAGAAGAACTGGGGTTTGGATAGATTTCAGCAGTTGAAACGAACGATTGAGATTTCACTCGTCGATTATGAAGTCATGGTTTTAGGGGCTGCTTTTGAGCGGGACACGCTTTTGGAAGTGTTTCCTGAAAAGGATCTGCTTATTTGCGATCTTCCCGAAGCACGCAAACATTTACAGAACGCGGCCCTGCTAATTTCCGGGGACACAAGTATCAAACACATGGCGGCCCAGCTCGGCACGCCTATTGTGGAAATTGCGATTGGCAGCAGCGATCCCGCTAAAACAGCGGCGTATTCATCTCGTGCCGTGGTCATTCAAACTCAAGTTGCGTGCGCGCCCTGTGCGCATTCACAGGCCTGCCCTCAGCCTAGTCATCTTTGTGCTGAGGATGTTTCAGTCGAACAGGTGTTTGGCGCGGTGTGGGATCAACTGAGTGGTGAAAAAATGGCGCAAAGAAATCTACAGCTTTCTTTAGAAAAAGCCGTTTGGACTTTATATTTGGATAAAGCCAACGCTCAGGTGGAACCTTTTTACGCTTCGGCCGTGGCCCAGTTTTTAAACCATCATCCATTAGAAAGTTTAAAGGCGGCACTACCGGCCTGGAATGAACGGACGGCAGACTATCGTCGCTGGCTTGAAAAAGCCAATGAGGTTTTGCCGACGCGGGAAGAGCTTGCGATAAAGCGAAGTTTTCAAACTTCAGATATCGCGGATCTGATTCTATGTGCGCAAGAAATTCTGAAGTCAAAGAAAGATGAGGTCGGCTACTTCCAGGTTTTTGTGGAAGCGTTGCTGTCTCGATTCAATCAGCCTGTGCAAATCTATGACCGTGTTGCGGCGGCGTTACAAGATGTTGAAGAGCTATTGAGTATTCGCGAATCATTCACTCGTCATTTGCAAACGATCTCTATGGAAGGGGCATACTATGCAAAAGGAATTGGACAACTATCTATCGGTGGCTTTGAAGAGATTGGAAAAGGCCTACAGCCAAATCCTCAAAACGCAGAGTTATAA
- a CDS encoding ATP-binding protein → MEIVFKASCSEALSLLKTQKFSSILVQNSASDDSLEFLVQARLYQPMAPRLLIAEDLSESEVREGINKAQVYRFMRWPLSEREIWGQLESALQKHSMYLSRSLLLRESSHQNKQLEALTHSLEGMVEERTQYIEMSHREESEKLNRERQLVRFIKDLATQTSFEDILGILRKELRKFHKMGDPILAYRLGGAKTFFLSFQLGHFTQTESLSQYEFPKVPQVPSAELIRYFANHFGRPFIKAYVVPLELRLTSHFVGGEGEAILCIENSLSDKEMGPFIDFMSDRMRPLSMALDRVLLENQLSSFSYRWEKTFDGMRDPIAIVDVDYNVVRANRKFSDRFLQHKCYESFAHRKTPCEGCPLPQAMKEGHSQGGQIQVDGRIYQVHSYPVLLDQGTRPTNVVNQYVDITQSRELYLRMLQNEKMGAIGMLAGNIAHELNNPLTGLRALTQVLLQEAPKEGHLHADLVEIEKATARSQRIIKNLLDFSKGEDQPSEFISVDEVIERTLPMLKSALRTHRLEVDLQTLGQTVYVEPHLLQQVVFNLINNACQAMKDPGRLRVATRSEKNHVFIEIEDTGPGIPLDIQRRIFEPFFTTKKEGHGTGLGLSMSKSIIEKFGGTIQFRNVEPHGSCFTIELPRKDSE, encoded by the coding sequence GTGGAGATTGTTTTCAAGGCCTCTTGTTCTGAGGCCTTGTCTCTTTTAAAAACGCAGAAGTTTTCCTCGATCTTAGTCCAGAATAGCGCCAGCGATGACAGCCTTGAGTTTTTGGTTCAGGCCCGTCTTTATCAACCCATGGCGCCACGCCTGTTGATTGCTGAAGATCTTAGTGAAAGTGAAGTGCGCGAGGGAATTAATAAGGCCCAAGTCTATCGATTCATGCGCTGGCCTCTTTCGGAACGCGAGATTTGGGGACAATTGGAAAGCGCTTTACAGAAGCATTCCATGTATCTGTCTCGCTCGCTCTTATTAAGAGAATCCTCTCATCAAAACAAACAGTTGGAAGCCTTGACCCACTCTTTAGAGGGGATGGTCGAAGAGCGCACGCAATATATCGAGATGTCGCACCGGGAAGAATCGGAAAAACTGAACAGGGAACGTCAGTTGGTGCGATTTATCAAGGACCTGGCGACGCAAACGTCTTTTGAAGACATTTTAGGAATTCTGCGTAAGGAGTTGCGCAAGTTTCATAAAATGGGCGATCCCATTTTGGCTTATCGTTTGGGTGGGGCTAAGACCTTCTTTCTAAGCTTTCAATTGGGTCACTTCACTCAGACGGAGTCTTTATCTCAATACGAATTTCCCAAAGTCCCGCAGGTGCCCAGCGCCGAACTGATTCGCTATTTTGCCAATCACTTTGGGCGCCCGTTCATTAAAGCTTATGTCGTCCCTTTAGAATTGCGACTGACCAGTCATTTTGTCGGTGGCGAGGGCGAGGCGATTTTGTGTATTGAGAACTCTTTATCTGATAAAGAGATGGGTCCTTTTATTGATTTTATGAGCGATCGTATGCGCCCTTTAAGTATGGCGTTGGACCGTGTGCTTCTGGAAAATCAGCTTTCCAGCTTTTCTTATCGTTGGGAAAAAACTTTCGATGGCATGCGCGATCCGATTGCCATTGTCGATGTTGATTACAACGTCGTACGTGCCAACAGAAAGTTTTCAGACAGATTTTTGCAACATAAGTGTTATGAAAGCTTTGCGCATCGGAAAACACCTTGTGAGGGCTGTCCCTTGCCGCAGGCCATGAAAGAAGGTCATTCGCAAGGCGGTCAGATTCAAGTGGACGGTCGTATCTATCAAGTCCACAGTTACCCCGTCCTCTTGGATCAGGGAACTCGTCCGACAAATGTCGTCAATCAATACGTGGATATCACTCAGTCGCGTGAGCTTTATCTGCGCATGCTGCAGAACGAGAAGATGGGGGCCATCGGCATGCTCGCGGGAAATATCGCGCATGAACTCAACAATCCTTTGACGGGCTTAAGGGCGTTGACTCAGGTTTTGTTACAGGAAGCTCCGAAAGAAGGGCATCTGCATGCGGATCTTGTCGAAATTGAAAAAGCCACGGCAAGGTCCCAACGTATTATCAAAAATCTTTTGGACTTTTCAAAAGGCGAAGATCAGCCGTCTGAGTTTATCAGCGTGGACGAGGTGATCGAAAGAACGTTGCCGATGTTGAAATCAGCGCTACGCACCCACCGTCTAGAGGTGGATTTGCAGACGCTGGGGCAGACGGTTTATGTGGAACCCCATCTTTTACAACAGGTGGTGTTTAATCTTATCAATAATGCCTGTCAGGCGATGAAAGACCCAGGGCGCTTAAGGGTTGCAACGCGCTCTGAAAAAAATCATGTCTTTATCGAGATTGAAGACACCGGGCCCGGGATTCCTCTGGATATTCAACGGCGCATCTTTGAGCCCTTCTTTACGACAAAAAAAGAAGGACACGGAACCGGTCTTGGGTTAAGTATGTCTAAGTCCATCATTGAAAAATTTGGCGGCACAATTCAGTTCCGAAACGTCGAACCTCATGGGAGCTGTTTTACTATCGAGCTGCCCCGCAAGGATTCGGAGTAA
- the fliS gene encoding flagellar export chaperone FliS, protein MNKNAYQKYKTTSVQSASREKILLMLYEGAIKFTKLAIKAIEEKKIADRGMNIGRAFDIIMELNNTLDHKVGGDVAVQLEQLYMFMMEQYTKANISGDVEPLKANLKLLNTLYDGWVQAVEKLKKETEKAG, encoded by the coding sequence ATGAACAAGAACGCGTACCAAAAATATAAAACGACCTCGGTGCAAAGTGCCAGTCGCGAGAAGATTCTTTTGATGCTTTATGAAGGAGCGATCAAATTCACAAAGCTGGCAATCAAAGCCATTGAGGAAAAAAAGATTGCGGACCGGGGTATGAATATCGGGCGGGCGTTCGATATTATCATGGAATTGAACAACACCTTGGATCACAAGGTCGGCGGCGACGTCGCGGTTCAGTTAGAACAGCTCTATATGTTCATGATGGAACAGTATACCAAAGCCAACATCTCGGGGGATGTGGAACCCTTGAAGGCCAACTTAAAGCTGTTAAACACGCTTTATGATGGCTGGGTGCAGGCCGTTGAAAAATTGAAGAAAGAAACAGAAAAAGCAGGCTAA
- the fliD gene encoding flagellar filament capping protein FliD — protein MAGIRFTGMASGLPPNIVDQLMEAERIPVKQMEVQKTKQEDKLKLVTDLETKVSDITKNLGELTSTSGFIDKKFVSGDPNVIEGQVDPNSAIPGDYSIEVVQLAQKPAAISNGFPDKNETQIGVGYIKFDTPEGVKEVYINGANSTLEGVVKQINAANVGLKAQVLEDRKDAENPFKLLISGLSTGKDNQVAFPKIYLLDGDQDMYFDQSRPAQNAKVKVDGFEIELPDNKSTDLIPGVTLDFKSAAPGREIRMSVKENLEVISGKIKSFVEAYNGALDFIQKQSKLQAGDGKNPKLGPLGGDGMLRSIENSLRRVILNPTMGVETPIRRVGELGIEFNRNGTLNFNQDKFNKVLNANPQGVAAFFRGDGFSTGFVSTVKREIGNLMNGQFGTIANRKKGLQDRINQVNGRIETKERQLERKEESLRRKFADLESKMSDMQAQQARFAAMAPKAG, from the coding sequence ATGGCAGGAATACGCTTTACAGGGATGGCCTCTGGCTTACCACCAAATATCGTTGATCAGCTTATGGAAGCTGAGCGTATTCCCGTGAAACAAATGGAAGTGCAGAAGACCAAGCAGGAAGACAAGTTGAAGCTTGTCACTGATTTGGAAACCAAAGTCAGCGACATCACAAAAAATCTGGGAGAGCTGACTTCCACAAGCGGTTTCATCGACAAGAAATTTGTCAGCGGTGATCCGAATGTGATTGAGGGGCAAGTCGACCCGAACTCGGCGATCCCCGGGGACTACTCCATTGAAGTGGTGCAATTGGCGCAAAAGCCGGCGGCTATTTCAAATGGATTTCCCGATAAGAACGAAACCCAGATCGGCGTGGGTTATATCAAGTTCGATACTCCGGAAGGAGTGAAGGAAGTTTACATTAATGGCGCTAACTCAACATTGGAAGGCGTGGTGAAGCAAATCAACGCCGCCAATGTCGGATTGAAGGCGCAAGTGTTGGAAGATCGAAAGGACGCGGAAAATCCTTTTAAACTTTTGATTTCCGGTCTTTCAACAGGAAAAGACAATCAGGTGGCCTTTCCGAAGATTTATCTTTTGGACGGTGACCAGGACATGTATTTCGACCAATCCCGCCCGGCCCAGAATGCCAAGGTGAAAGTCGACGGATTTGAAATTGAGCTTCCTGATAATAAGTCCACGGATTTAATTCCGGGTGTGACTTTGGATTTCAAGTCGGCGGCCCCGGGACGCGAAATTCGCATGAGTGTAAAAGAAAATCTGGAAGTCATCAGCGGTAAAATCAAAAGTTTCGTTGAGGCTTATAACGGTGCTTTGGACTTCATCCAAAAGCAGAGCAAGTTGCAGGCGGGTGACGGCAAGAATCCCAAACTGGGTCCTTTGGGCGGTGATGGGATGCTTCGTTCGATCGAGAACTCACTGCGCCGAGTGATTCTGAATCCGACAATGGGTGTAGAGACACCGATTCGTCGTGTGGGTGAGTTGGGGATTGAGTTTAATAGAAACGGTACCTTGAACTTCAATCAGGACAAATTCAACAAAGTGTTGAATGCGAATCCTCAAGGGGTGGCGGCTTTCTTTAGGGGAGACGGCTTTAGCACGGGATTTGTGTCGACGGTGAAGCGAGAGATCGGAAACTTAATGAACGGTCAGTTTGGAACTATTGCAAATCGTAAAAAGGGTTTGCAGGACCGGATCAATCAGGTCAACGGACGGATTGAAACCAAGGAACGTCAGTTGGAGCGAAAAGAGGAAAGTCTGCGACGTAAATTCGCGGACCTGGAATCGAAGATGTCGGACATGCAGGCGCAACAGGCTCGTTTCGCCGCGATGGCTCCGAAAGCGGGTTAA
- a CDS encoding PQQ-dependent sugar dehydrogenase, which produces MFKNRILIAYVILQSACANGSSNTNEKSQGSWREPTLVQTPFMTGLQNPWDLAFLPDGTLFFTEKCRGLSVRKTDGTVIRLFGTAGSAVIANDLFCEGQSGMAGVALDPQFSLNRLIYVYMASNLSNPRTNRVIKLTVANDLSTVSDRNDIVTDISYKNVANTWGGAGSHSGGRIRFDRDGLLYITTGDNHNGPLPQDLTRLGGKVLRVTTDGAGAPNNNTPSGGDPRIFTFGHRNVQGLTFHPVTGQAFIAEHGPNHSDEITRLIPGGNGGWDPQPEPGVTCADNYCGYTSNKPSGLPTPMTDIIKFPNAMRPIVVYADSQGMGPATFLTGSKWLAWEGTLAVGMMAARRLDIFYLNSSGEREAMTTAILPSARMRSLVTGPEDNLYIATDEGQIWKVEPQ; this is translated from the coding sequence ATGTTTAAAAATAGAATCCTAATAGCTTATGTCATCTTACAATCCGCTTGTGCCAACGGAAGCTCCAATACGAATGAAAAATCTCAAGGATCCTGGCGCGAGCCAACTCTCGTGCAAACCCCTTTTATGACCGGACTGCAAAATCCCTGGGACCTGGCGTTTCTTCCCGATGGAACTCTTTTCTTCACTGAAAAATGTCGCGGACTTTCTGTTCGTAAGACTGACGGAACGGTTATTCGCCTGTTCGGCACTGCGGGCTCTGCCGTCATCGCGAATGATTTGTTTTGCGAGGGCCAATCCGGAATGGCGGGCGTTGCGCTTGATCCTCAGTTTTCACTGAATCGGCTGATCTACGTCTATATGGCTTCAAATCTTTCCAACCCTCGAACCAACAGGGTCATCAAATTGACTGTCGCGAATGACTTGTCAACCGTCTCTGATCGCAATGACATTGTTACCGACATTTCTTACAAGAACGTCGCAAATACCTGGGGTGGCGCGGGTTCCCACAGCGGCGGCCGCATTCGCTTCGATCGCGACGGTTTGCTCTATATCACAACGGGAGACAATCACAATGGGCCACTTCCCCAAGACCTGACCAGGCTCGGTGGAAAAGTTTTAAGGGTGACCACAGATGGCGCCGGTGCGCCGAACAACAACACACCTTCGGGAGGTGACCCACGCATTTTTACGTTCGGTCATCGCAATGTTCAGGGACTGACATTTCATCCTGTGACCGGGCAGGCATTTATTGCCGAACACGGTCCCAACCATAGCGATGAAATCACACGCCTGATTCCCGGCGGAAACGGTGGCTGGGACCCGCAGCCCGAACCCGGCGTCACCTGCGCTGACAACTATTGCGGCTATACTTCGAATAAACCCAGTGGATTGCCGACGCCCATGACTGACATCATAAAATTCCCCAATGCAATGCGACCGATCGTAGTTTACGCCGACTCACAAGGCATGGGACCGGCCACTTTCCTCACCGGATCAAAGTGGCTGGCATGGGAAGGAACTCTTGCCGTGGGCATGATGGCCGCACGAAGACTGGATATTTTTTATTTGAACAGTTCTGGAGAACGTGAAGCCATGACCACGGCAATACTGCCATCCGCACGCATGCGTTCTTTGGTGACCGGGCCCGAGGATAATCTTTATATTGCGACAGATGAAGGACAAATTTGGAAAGTGGAACCACAATAA
- a CDS encoding response regulator, with protein sequence MKILIVDDEALVRRSLSRALKSKGFEVLEATNGHEGLQSWKNWEPDLVFLDVLMPGMTGPEVLKEIGSANKAKVILMSAFSGEHNMQTAQQMGANLFVPKPFEDIFAVVKMAEDLLV encoded by the coding sequence TTGAAGATTCTGATCGTAGATGATGAAGCTTTAGTCCGTCGCTCGCTGAGCCGCGCTTTAAAAAGCAAAGGCTTTGAGGTTCTGGAAGCGACCAACGGTCATGAAGGATTGCAATCCTGGAAAAATTGGGAACCTGATTTAGTTTTTTTGGATGTGTTAATGCCGGGAATGACAGGGCCCGAGGTTCTGAAAGAAATCGGCTCTGCGAATAAAGCAAAAGTTATTCTGATGTCGGCATTTTCGGGCGAGCATAACATGCAAACGGCCCAGCAAATGGGTGCCAACCTGTTTGTGCCTAAACCTTTTGAAGATATTTTCGCCGTCGTGAAGATGGCGGAGGACCTGTTAGTATGA
- a CDS encoding glycosyltransferase family 9 protein, whose translation MKILVIQLARLGDIYMSWPAMRALRRAHPKAEIHFLTRPRFEGAVEGLTAIDKHLSLPVSAILAPLIQEDADTEAALATLNESVDALRDEHYDWVINLTFSPVSSYLTHAVTGPTTTVTGYTRYSDGTLCLADEVSAYFYAQVGTDKPNRVHVVDVIASMLNLEYIEADFAAPQIENFATPLPETYLVVHVGASEKHKSLSPEEWAQLLKPVAATKIPVVLIGAAGEAALAEEIQAHAIENEFVNLVGLTKISDIFAILQDAELLIGCDSAPIHMASLTDTPTFNVSIGDVNYWETGPKSTLGFIYRVEKGHKVDANRVGECITGLLQGQVAPELITRAAGLVSYEKNEAASERFQWDLVQALYLGASYPLADRMEILQGATQLADINKFAMEQIALIPEKGLQNIGPFLDRSEEVIESISRMVPELSPLISWYQAEKVRVGPGTLEEICTAALDVHERLARHIHVYVPQEALLEQEEKVEEVCDGTL comes from the coding sequence ATGAAAATACTCGTCATACAACTCGCTAGACTTGGCGATATCTATATGTCGTGGCCAGCGATGCGCGCTCTTCGTCGTGCGCATCCTAAAGCTGAGATTCATTTTCTGACTCGGCCGCGCTTCGAGGGCGCCGTCGAAGGACTGACGGCTATTGATAAGCATCTTTCCTTGCCGGTCAGCGCGATTTTGGCTCCGCTGATTCAAGAAGATGCTGATACCGAAGCGGCTTTGGCAACCTTGAATGAATCAGTGGATGCTCTTCGTGACGAGCACTACGATTGGGTCATTAATCTGACTTTTTCGCCGGTTTCGAGTTATCTGACACACGCAGTGACGGGGCCGACGACCACCGTCACAGGGTACACGCGCTATAGTGACGGGACTCTGTGTCTGGCTGATGAGGTGAGTGCTTACTTCTATGCCCAGGTGGGGACCGACAAGCCGAACCGTGTGCATGTAGTGGACGTAATCGCTTCCATGTTAAATTTAGAATACATCGAGGCGGACTTCGCGGCCCCTCAGATTGAGAACTTCGCGACGCCACTTCCCGAAACTTATTTAGTGGTGCATGTGGGGGCGAGTGAAAAACACAAGTCGCTTTCTCCGGAAGAATGGGCGCAGCTTCTTAAGCCGGTGGCGGCCACGAAGATTCCGGTGGTTTTGATCGGAGCTGCGGGCGAAGCCGCTTTGGCAGAAGAGATTCAAGCGCATGCCATTGAAAACGAATTTGTTAATCTGGTAGGACTGACAAAGATTTCTGATATCTTTGCGATCCTTCAAGACGCCGAGTTGTTAATTGGTTGCGACAGTGCGCCGATTCATATGGCCTCTTTGACGGACACGCCGACGTTCAACGTGAGCATCGGGGATGTCAATTACTGGGAGACGGGGCCGAAGTCGACCTTGGGATTCATCTATCGAGTCGAAAAAGGCCACAAGGTGGATGCGAACAGAGTGGGTGAGTGTATTACCGGACTTCTGCAAGGACAGGTGGCGCCCGAGTTGATCACGCGCGCGGCAGGGCTTGTAAGCTACGAAAAGAACGAAGCCGCTAGCGAACGTTTCCAATGGGATTTGGTTCAAGCTCTTTATTTAGGCGCCTCTTATCCTTTGGCGGATCGCATGGAAATTCTTCAGGGCGCGACGCAATTAGCGGATATCAATAAGTTCGCGATGGAGCAGATAGCCCTGATTCCCGAGAAAGGTTTGCAAAATATCGGACCTTTCTTAGATCGTTCCGAAGAAGTTATTGAAAGTATTAGCCGAATGGTGCCCGAGCTGAGTCCTCTTATTAGCTGGTATCAAGCGGAAAAGGTTCGCGTTGGTCCCGGCACTTTAGAGGAGATTTGTACCGCAGCCTTAGATGTGCATGAAAGATTGGCTCGCCATATTCATGTTTACGTTCCTCAAGAAGCTCTTCTTGAGCAAGAAGAGAAAGTGGAGGAGGTCTGCGATGGAACGCTTTAA
- the rsmD gene encoding 16S rRNA (guanine(966)-N(2))-methyltransferase RsmD, with protein sequence MRIISGKYRGHQLVAFKADHIRPTTDRVKETLFNKIQFQIEGANVTDLFCGTGNLGIEALSRDAKFCTFVEKNPKSLAITRQNLEKLRVPASEYKIINMDVVAFLKSYQGEPFDIILADPPFTEKMAHSVMEAASVSAGFAEHTIMAIESEKKERMEERYGALVRYDQKDYGDKYLNMFCHEAALKEEVNE encoded by the coding sequence ATGAGAATTATTTCCGGCAAGTATCGCGGTCATCAACTTGTGGCCTTCAAGGCCGACCATATTCGCCCCACCACCGATCGCGTGAAAGAGACACTCTTTAATAAGATTCAGTTTCAAATTGAAGGTGCGAACGTGACTGATTTGTTTTGTGGCACAGGAAATCTAGGCATTGAGGCCCTGTCTCGCGACGCTAAATTCTGCACTTTCGTGGAAAAGAATCCAAAATCTTTAGCGATCACGCGCCAAAACCTGGAAAAACTGCGAGTCCCTGCCTCGGAATACAAAATTATCAATATGGATGTGGTGGCCTTTTTGAAATCGTATCAGGGCGAGCCCTTTGATATTATTTTGGCCGATCCTCCGTTCACAGAAAAAATGGCTCATTCTGTCATGGAAGCGGCTAGTGTCAGCGCGGGCTTTGCCGAACACACCATTATGGCGATAGAATCGGAAAAAAAAGAACGCATGGAAGAACGTTATGGGGCTTTAGTGCGTTACGATCAAAAGGATTATGGCGACAAATACCTCAATATGTTTTGTCATGAGGCAGCCCTGAAGGAAGAAGTGAATGAGTAA
- a CDS encoding flagellar protein FlaG yields MNIKGMISNILPNNEVRNVERIGQAIKSDQTNDRDANGQETYSGNQEQREPMTEEQLEKAMEHLRSLPAMKEHKWTVELDADEKGRFVVVKDNLGAVIRRIPELELWTLPSDNSPRGQLLKRSA; encoded by the coding sequence ATGAATATCAAAGGAATGATTTCGAATATTCTGCCCAATAATGAAGTTCGCAATGTCGAACGGATCGGGCAGGCTATTAAGTCGGATCAAACCAATGATCGCGATGCCAACGGCCAAGAAACCTATTCCGGCAATCAAGAACAGCGCGAACCCATGACAGAAGAACAGCTTGAGAAAGCGATGGAGCATTTGCGCAGTCTGCCGGCGATGAAGGAACACAAGTGGACTGTTGAGTTGGATGCCGATGAAAAAGGACGCTTCGTTGTCGTGAAAGACAACCTGGGCGCCGTGATTCGCCGAATTCCCGAACTTGAATTGTGGACTTTACCCTCGGACAACTCTCCTCGAGGACAGTTACTAAAGCGATCTGCTTAA
- a CDS encoding tetratricopeptide repeat protein, with the protein MLENQIVQKSSDLSGINANAESPVKESGKIYFDPQQAISEFEAESQTEKEAPVQDPRVAKFIQNARLLMKHKEYSLAMNLLRQASNVDSKNPATLQLLASCLETTSRLDEALVARKTLAQVDYNFENMCRYATMLYKVGRDQEALDKYFEALAILTEENDYLFEVYKNMGNIFVRQGDFDAAEEYYNKAYTMNSQSDILLVNFGTLEVQRNDFDKSLYCFRKAVEINPENDKAWVGLAMVHNQFGDSDLAWANIESALDINPQNRTAVHLAANWGLRDGKLQKAIEALQSYLASVEEDEDMSLVLINLFCSAGQVDKALIEMERVLLWNPDHKEVRELKKKILHSQKVA; encoded by the coding sequence ATGTTGGAAAATCAGATCGTTCAAAAGTCCAGTGATTTATCTGGAATTAATGCAAATGCCGAAAGTCCTGTTAAAGAGTCCGGCAAAATCTATTTTGACCCACAACAAGCTATCTCAGAATTTGAAGCCGAGTCACAGACAGAGAAAGAAGCTCCTGTTCAGGATCCTCGTGTTGCTAAGTTCATCCAAAATGCCCGTCTCTTGATGAAGCACAAAGAATATTCTTTGGCGATGAATCTTCTGCGTCAGGCGAGCAACGTGGATTCGAAGAATCCAGCGACACTTCAACTTTTGGCATCTTGCCTGGAGACAACGTCTCGCCTGGACGAAGCTTTGGTTGCGCGTAAGACCTTGGCGCAAGTTGACTACAACTTCGAAAATATGTGTCGCTACGCCACGATGCTTTATAAGGTGGGCCGCGATCAGGAAGCACTAGATAAGTATTTCGAAGCTTTGGCCATCTTGACAGAAGAAAACGACTATCTGTTCGAGGTCTATAAAAACATGGGTAACATCTTTGTCCGACAAGGCGACTTTGATGCGGCCGAAGAATACTATAATAAAGCTTATACGATGAATTCGCAGAGCGACATTCTTCTGGTGAACTTCGGAACATTGGAAGTACAACGAAATGACTTCGACAAGTCTTTGTATTGTTTCCGCAAAGCCGTCGAGATCAATCCCGAAAATGACAAAGCTTGGGTCGGGTTGGCAATGGTCCACAACCAGTTCGGTGATAGTGATCTGGCTTGGGCAAACATAGAGTCGGCTTTGGATATCAATCCGCAAAATAGAACGGCGGTTCATTTGGCGGCTAACTGGGGTTTGCGCGATGGTAAGCTGCAAAAAGCTATTGAAGCTTTGCAATCGTATCTGGCCTCTGTCGAGGAAGATGAAGACATGTCCTTGGTGTTGATCAATCTGTTCTGCTCGGCAGGGCAGGTCGATAAGGCCTTGATTGAGATGGAGAGAGTTCTGTTGTGGAATCCCGATCACAAAGAGGTCCGCGAACTGAAAAAGAAGATTCTTCACTCTCAAAAGGTGGCTTAG